The Sphingomonas naphthae nucleotide sequence CGCCGCCCTCGTCCTCGTCTCGGCGCCGGCCCTCGCCGTGCGCCAGCCGAAGGTGAAGCCCAACTGGGATCCCACCCCGCCCGCGATGCCGGCTTCGCCAGTCGCGAACGGGGCGATCTTCCAGGTGGCGAACGGCTATGCGCCGCTCACCTCGGGCGCGCGCGCCGCGATGGTGGGCGATATCGTCACCATCATCCTCGCCGAGAAGACCGCCGCCACCAAGAGCAACACGGCCTCGACCGACCGCAACGGTTCGATCAGCGTGACGCCGCCCGCCACCGGCCCGCTCTCGCTGTTCGTGCCGACCGATGTCGGCATGGGCGCGGGCGGCAAGTTCAAGGGCGTGGGCGGCGCGGCGCAGTCCAACCAGCTCAACGGCGAGATCAGCGTCACCGTGGCGCAGGTCTTCCCCAACGGCACGATGCTGGTGCGCGGCGAGAAGATCATGAACCTCAATCGCGGCGAGGAGCATATCCGCATCGCCGGGATCATCCGCGCCGCCGACATCAGCTTCGACAATCGTATCCTCTCCACCCGCGTGGCGGATGCCCAGATCACCTATTCCGGCACCGGCGAGATCGCGCGGGCCAGCCGCCAGGGCTGGCTCGGCCGCTTCTTCTCCAAGATCAGCCCCTTCTGAGGATCGTGACGATCATGCGCCTTCTCCGCTGGCTC carries:
- a CDS encoding flagellar basal body L-ring protein FlgH; the protein is MNRTALLAALVLVSAPALAVRQPKVKPNWDPTPPAMPASPVANGAIFQVANGYAPLTSGARAAMVGDIVTIILAEKTAATKSNTASTDRNGSISVTPPATGPLSLFVPTDVGMGAGGKFKGVGGAAQSNQLNGEISVTVAQVFPNGTMLVRGEKIMNLNRGEEHIRIAGIIRAADISFDNRILSTRVADAQITYSGTGEIARASRQGWLGRFFSKISPF